Proteins from a single region of Paenibacillus sp. BIHB 4019:
- a CDS encoding Ger(x)C family spore germination protein → MYRVKKWLALLLLSSLIFTLGCWSSKEIEDLSVYAGLALDVGERPKVERDLERQGANYNKKNLITATIQIVPIKSFERQEKSKEKQLLKYSNLRLTGDSVFEIMRQYSTRRERPVIGHHLKVIVVSTKLAQQQKMDQLMDFVLRDNDIRPSCRVFFSKERAYDTFISNQPEEVPAFRINSMINNSFRTNKVMKEVNLTRIDGLIHSKQSFLLQNIVSSKGEIEFSGAGIIKGDSSKWIGDLNQENVESLSWIQGTGQGGVIKSYNWRNEIITYEIKSMKSKMTAKLQGDDISFHVAIESDGRLIENWDTEENPSKLTYLKETEKVFEKRLTTMIDHVMEKMQSKYKVDVAGFGKSLAIKYPHKWKKVKDNWDEVFSQVPVTFEIKLKITDFGSSTK, encoded by the coding sequence ATGTATAGAGTTAAAAAATGGCTAGCTCTCCTTCTATTATCGTCGCTTATTTTCACTCTAGGCTGCTGGAGCAGTAAAGAAATTGAGGATTTAAGCGTCTATGCAGGCCTGGCTCTAGATGTAGGTGAACGGCCTAAAGTTGAACGCGATTTGGAAAGACAAGGCGCCAATTATAATAAAAAAAATCTGATTACAGCTACGATACAAATTGTGCCGATAAAATCGTTCGAACGGCAAGAAAAGTCAAAAGAGAAGCAGCTATTGAAATATTCAAATTTGCGCCTGACAGGGGATTCTGTCTTTGAAATTATGCGCCAATACTCAACAAGAAGGGAGCGTCCAGTCATCGGGCATCATCTCAAGGTCATTGTAGTATCGACAAAATTGGCACAACAGCAAAAGATGGACCAATTAATGGATTTCGTGCTGCGTGATAATGATATTCGTCCAAGCTGCCGGGTATTTTTTAGCAAGGAGAGGGCTTATGACACCTTTATTAGTAATCAACCGGAAGAAGTTCCCGCTTTTCGGATAAACTCGATGATCAATAATAGTTTTAGAACCAATAAGGTAATGAAAGAGGTCAATCTGACTCGGATTGATGGATTGATTCATTCCAAACAAAGCTTCTTGCTGCAAAATATCGTTAGTTCTAAGGGGGAGATAGAATTCTCAGGTGCAGGTATCATTAAGGGCGATTCAAGCAAATGGATTGGCGATTTGAATCAAGAAAATGTGGAAAGTTTATCCTGGATTCAAGGAACAGGCCAAGGAGGAGTAATCAAAAGTTATAATTGGAGAAATGAAATCATTACCTATGAGATTAAATCCATGAAAAGTAAAATGACTGCAAAACTACAGGGGGATGATATTTCCTTTCACGTTGCGATTGAATCAGACGGGAGATTGATTGAAAATTGGGATACGGAAGAAAATCCATCCAAGCTAACTTATTTAAAGGAAACAGAGAAGGTTTTTGAAAAAAGATTAACGACGATGATTGATCATGTGATGGAGAAAATGCAGTCGAAATACAAAGTAGACGTAGCTGGATTTGGGAAATCTCTCGCTATTAAATATCCGCATAAATGGAAAAAGGTTAAGGACAACTGGGACGAAGTGTTCAGCCAGGTTCCCGTAACCTTTGAAATAAAATTGAAGATTACTGATTTTGGTTCTTCGACGAAATAA
- a CDS encoding spore germination protein produces the protein MWSVIISHLPDWKICAQAILSLIIAIALYYLNTYLRSLVINKNAPIQKERKNQHHAAPSNLSEDYEENLNAIKQAIGSNSDVHFREFQITEFHARATLVFIDGMQNEELISKHIMKILMADVKQDMTDGSHLVNPLEFSSYFQNKVLPVCEVYEAAEFHDLKQSILMGFTALFIEGMPQALLMGTSGMKTRAINEPSSEALLRGPRIGFTELLSENTSMLRRQGFSEDLEINMYEVGTRIKKKLVIAYMKEIVNPDLLQEVRDRVGKINMDFIAESGYVEQLIEDDYLSPFQQAQNTERPDRVISGLLEGRIAILLDGTPFALIVPVTFSMLLQSPEDYYDRWLPGTLLRMLRFFAAFLALMAPALYISFISFHPGLIPTELAVTIIETRQGVPFPSLIEVMILEISIEILREAGIRLPKPIGPAMGIVGGLIIGEAAVQAGIVSPFLVIVVAVTAISSFSIPVYSAGITLRILRFAGMLCAAVLGMFGTILFFLIICGHLSKLKSFGVPYVTPISPFRFNDWKDLFLRAPLPFMNKRPDMMKTQDKKRR, from the coding sequence GTGTGGTCTGTTATAATCTCGCACCTTCCTGATTGGAAAATTTGTGCGCAGGCTATTTTAAGCCTGATCATTGCCATTGCTCTTTATTATCTGAATACATATTTGCGGTCATTAGTTATAAATAAGAATGCTCCTATTCAAAAAGAACGAAAGAATCAACACCATGCCGCTCCTTCGAATTTGTCCGAAGATTATGAAGAAAATTTGAATGCAATTAAACAAGCCATTGGCAGTAACAGTGATGTCCATTTTCGTGAATTTCAAATAACAGAATTTCATGCTCGGGCTACGCTCGTTTTTATAGATGGGATGCAAAATGAAGAACTGATCAGTAAGCATATAATGAAAATTTTGATGGCAGATGTTAAGCAGGATATGACAGACGGGAGCCATTTAGTTAATCCATTGGAGTTCTCCTCTTATTTTCAAAATAAAGTACTGCCTGTTTGCGAAGTTTACGAAGCTGCTGAATTTCATGATTTAAAACAATCCATTTTGATGGGGTTTACAGCCTTGTTCATTGAAGGCATGCCTCAAGCGCTACTTATGGGAACATCAGGCATGAAGACCAGGGCAATCAATGAACCGAGCTCTGAGGCTTTGCTTCGTGGTCCTCGAATCGGTTTTACCGAGTTATTAAGTGAGAATACATCAATGCTGCGCAGACAAGGCTTTAGTGAAGATCTGGAAATAAATATGTACGAGGTAGGAACTCGAATTAAGAAGAAGCTGGTTATTGCTTACATGAAGGAAATTGTTAATCCAGACCTGCTTCAGGAGGTAAGAGATCGAGTTGGTAAAATCAATATGGATTTCATCGCTGAATCTGGTTATGTGGAACAGCTCATTGAAGATGATTACCTAAGCCCATTTCAGCAAGCTCAAAATACCGAACGCCCGGATCGGGTCATTAGCGGATTATTGGAAGGCAGGATAGCCATTCTATTAGATGGCACTCCTTTTGCTCTAATTGTTCCAGTAACGTTTAGCATGCTGCTGCAATCGCCTGAGGATTATTATGATCGTTGGCTGCCGGGGACCCTTTTGCGCATGCTGCGATTTTTCGCAGCGTTCTTGGCATTAATGGCACCAGCTTTATATATTTCGTTTATTTCCTTTCATCCGGGCTTAATCCCGACCGAGCTTGCCGTTACGATCATAGAAACAAGGCAGGGCGTCCCCTTTCCTTCATTAATAGAAGTGATGATTTTGGAAATATCGATCGAAATATTGCGTGAGGCGGGCATTCGATTGCCCAAGCCTATTGGACCGGCAATGGGCATTGTTGGCGGTTTGATCATTGGCGAGGCCGCGGTACAGGCAGGCATTGTCAGCCCTTTCTTAGTAATCGTAGTAGCTGTGACGGCTATTTCCTCTTTTTCGATCCCCGTATATAGCGCAGGCATTACATTACGTATTTTACGTTTCGCTGGGATGTTATGTGCAGCAGTGCTAGGGATGTTTGGAACTATATTGTTTTTTTTGATTATTTGCGGTCATTTAAGCAAGCTGAAAAGCTTTGGAGTTCCTTATGTAACACCGATCTCGCCGTTTCGCTTTAACGACTGGAAGGATTTATTTCTGCGTGCCCCGCTGCCATTTATGAATAAACGACCGGACATGATGAAGACGCAAGACAAGAAGCGAAGATAG
- the opp1C gene encoding nickel/cobalt ABC transporter permease: protein MKRLRFLLKDKLAAASLSILVLTLAAGIFAPLFAPHDPEEVHMELRYATSSWEYLLGNDHLGRCILSRLIFGIRPSVLWVLAALAVSVGIGSVLGFIAGYFRGIIDAIVMRICDVMLSFPGYVMTLAVIGILGVGLENILLAFVLMKWAWFARIIRTSVMQYAESDYVKFSKVLGVSNFKIIAKHIVPVSLPEIAVIASSSFGSMILQLSGFSFLGLGIQAPNAEWGMMLNEAREVMFSKPAFMLAPGLTIIIVVSAINFLSDALQIALDPKLSAAKYKQQARGLASIARLQGKEVA, encoded by the coding sequence ATGAAACGATTGCGATTTCTGTTGAAAGATAAGCTGGCCGCAGCATCTTTATCGATTCTTGTTTTGACCCTGGCTGCCGGGATATTCGCTCCTTTGTTTGCTCCGCATGATCCGGAAGAAGTGCATATGGAGCTTCGATATGCAACGTCATCGTGGGAGTATTTGTTAGGCAACGATCATCTTGGGCGCTGCATTTTATCGAGATTAATTTTTGGAATCCGTCCTAGTGTGCTTTGGGTGCTTGCTGCATTGGCCGTATCAGTCGGAATTGGATCGGTTTTAGGTTTTATAGCAGGTTATTTTAGAGGGATCATAGATGCTATTGTGATGAGAATTTGTGATGTGATGCTTTCTTTCCCTGGTTATGTCATGACGTTGGCCGTGATCGGTATTTTGGGGGTAGGCCTTGAAAATATTTTGCTCGCTTTTGTCTTGATGAAATGGGCATGGTTTGCGCGAATCATTAGAACTTCTGTGATGCAATATGCCGAATCCGACTATGTGAAGTTTTCCAAAGTGCTCGGTGTCAGCAACTTCAAAATAATAGCCAAGCATATTGTTCCAGTATCGCTTCCAGAAATTGCGGTCATTGCAAGCAGCTCCTTCGGTTCCATGATCTTGCAATTATCAGGCTTTTCATTTCTGGGCTTAGGCATTCAGGCTCCGAATGCAGAGTGGGGCATGATGTTGAATGAGGCGAGGGAAGTGATGTTTTCGAAGCCGGCGTTTATGCTCGCGCCCGGTTTAACGATTATTATAGTCGTATCGGCGATCAACTTTTTGTCAGATGCGCTTCAGATTGCTTTAGATCCTAAATTGTCGGCCGCCAAATATAAGCAGCAAGCACGGGGACTTGCTTCCATTGCTAGACTTCAAGGCAAGGAGGTGGCTTGA
- a CDS encoding MFS transporter, translating to MRGALSWPFVRLYILTLLYFSANSILNVIIPLKGESLGATNTTIGIIMGAYLFTTMFFRPWAGKMIQKYGPIRVLRTILIINGFALVLYTFTGLEGYFVARMLQGVCTAFFSMALQLGIIDALPEKDRSQGISMYSLCASMPGIIGPLLALGIWQAGNMNHFTVAMIAIAILTGIVGYSAKMDKQAAEAEPDTGQKGQGSTMSESFGQLFKNPHLFKCSVLMLIASLVFGAVTTFIPLYASQIEGGNAAIYLMLQAGAVVVARFTLRKKIPSDGKWHSAFVMVIMLMLAAAALCVSFSAMGGAVFFYAGAGLMGIAQALLYPTLTTYLTFVLPQLNRNVLIGLFIATADLGVSLGGVIMGPVADIFSYSFMYMLCAILGVSMIVFSYERREIFVKYKK from the coding sequence GTGAGAGGAGCTTTATCATGGCCTTTTGTACGATTATATATTTTGACCCTGCTGTATTTTAGTGCAAACTCCATACTTAATGTCATCATTCCCTTGAAGGGCGAATCGCTTGGCGCTACCAATACAACGATTGGTATCATTATGGGGGCGTATTTGTTTACTACGATGTTTTTTCGGCCATGGGCGGGCAAAATGATTCAAAAGTACGGCCCTATCCGTGTGCTGCGCACGATTCTTATCATAAATGGCTTTGCTTTAGTTCTATACACGTTTACAGGATTAGAGGGTTATTTTGTCGCCCGTATGCTGCAAGGTGTATGTACGGCCTTTTTCTCCATGGCTTTGCAACTGGGCATTATTGATGCACTGCCAGAAAAGGACCGTTCACAGGGGATTTCCATGTATTCCTTATGTGCTTCGATGCCGGGTATAATCGGTCCCTTATTGGCTTTAGGCATTTGGCAAGCAGGAAATATGAATCATTTCACAGTGGCTATGATCGCGATTGCTATCCTTACTGGGATTGTAGGCTATAGCGCCAAAATGGACAAACAAGCGGCCGAGGCTGAGCCTGATACGGGTCAGAAAGGGCAGGGCAGTACGATGTCCGAGTCCTTTGGCCAGTTATTCAAAAACCCGCATTTGTTCAAATGCAGCGTGCTGATGCTGATCGCTTCCCTTGTATTTGGAGCGGTGACCACCTTCATACCGCTATATGCTTCACAAATCGAAGGCGGAAATGCGGCGATTTATCTCATGCTGCAGGCGGGAGCCGTAGTAGTGGCCCGATTTACCTTACGAAAGAAAATTCCTTCGGATGGCAAATGGCATTCTGCTTTTGTCATGGTCATTATGCTGATGCTAGCTGCAGCAGCGTTATGTGTCAGTTTTTCTGCAATGGGCGGAGCCGTCTTTTTCTATGCTGGCGCAGGTTTGATGGGGATTGCTCAAGCACTGCTCTATCCAACATTAACGACGTACTTAACTTTTGTTTTGCCGCAATTGAATCGTAATGTACTAATTGGCTTATTTATTGCTACGGCGGATTTGGGCGTTTCGCTTGGCGGAGTTATTATGGGGCCGGTAGCGGATATTTTCTCTTATTCCTTTATGTATATGCTTTGCGCGATTTTAGGCGTGTCGATGATTGTTTTTTCTTATGAGCGACGTGAAATTTTTGTTAAATATAAGAAATGA
- a CDS encoding GerAB/ArcD/ProY family transporter: MFIRNDDKITTTQTSIFITDSVLGAGILTLPRGVIEAAQTPDVWLSVLLGGIIVILVTMIMVKLSQKFPNDTVYQYSKRIVGSVPGGVLSICLIIYYIIIAGFEIRVLAEVTLYYLLEGTPIWAIVIPFIWVGTYICFGGINSIARVFQIIFPISILILVFSYFLSIRLFDINNLRPVLSEGVVPVFKGLKSTVLIFTGCEVIMTLVAHMQHPERAVRATFAGIGVPFVLYLMTVVVVIGGMSVDSVMNSTWPTIDLLRSFEITGLIFERFEFPFLVIWMMQLFCNFTSFYFNASLGISQVFNLKIHPVIFGLIPVIFITTMLPKRINEVFKLGDSIGKIGIFLFFLVPVLLTVILFFRKKVLNHHV, encoded by the coding sequence GTGTTTATTCGCAACGATGATAAAATCACCACCACACAAACCTCGATCTTTATTACGGATTCAGTGCTGGGGGCTGGTATTTTGACCTTGCCCCGAGGTGTAATCGAAGCTGCACAAACACCGGATGTCTGGCTATCTGTGCTGCTAGGCGGCATTATCGTTATTTTAGTAACGATGATCATGGTAAAATTAAGTCAGAAATTTCCTAATGATACGGTATATCAATACTCTAAACGAATTGTAGGCTCAGTGCCTGGCGGAGTTTTAAGCATCTGCTTAATTATTTATTATATTATTATTGCTGGTTTTGAAATAAGGGTACTTGCAGAGGTAACCTTGTATTATTTGCTGGAAGGAACTCCGATTTGGGCCATTGTCATTCCCTTTATTTGGGTGGGTACCTATATTTGTTTTGGAGGGATTAATTCCATTGCACGGGTTTTTCAAATTATTTTCCCGATCAGCATTCTAATATTGGTGTTTTCATATTTCCTGAGTATCCGCTTGTTTGATATTAACAATTTGCGCCCTGTTTTGAGTGAAGGCGTCGTTCCCGTATTTAAGGGGTTGAAATCAACTGTACTTATTTTTACAGGATGTGAAGTCATTATGACTCTCGTTGCCCATATGCAGCATCCTGAGCGGGCAGTCAGAGCGACCTTCGCAGGCATAGGCGTTCCTTTTGTGCTGTATCTTATGACCGTAGTTGTCGTCATAGGAGGAATGTCTGTAGATTCGGTAATGAATAGCACATGGCCTACCATCGACCTTTTGCGAAGCTTTGAAATTACCGGGTTAATTTTTGAACGTTTTGAGTTTCCGTTTTTGGTCATCTGGATGATGCAGTTATTTTGCAATTTCACCAGCTTTTATTTTAATGCTTCGTTAGGGATCTCTCAGGTCTTTAACCTTAAAATTCACCCGGTGATATTTGGATTAATACCCGTTATATTTATCACTACGATGCTGCCTAAGCGAATAAATGAAGTGTTTAAGCTGGGAGATTCGATAGGCAAAATAGGGATCTTTTTATTTTTTCTCGTGCCTGTCTTGCTTACTGTCATATTGTTCTTTAGGAAGAAGGTTTTGAATCATCATGTATAG
- a CDS encoding LLM class flavin-dependent oxidoreductase produces the protein MIKLGVLDQVLVPEGQTATEGLQQSTRLIQAAEELGYSRFWVSEHHSMRALAFSSPEVLIAHLAAATSRIRVGSGGIMLPHYSAYKVAENFRLLEALHPNRIDLGLGRAPGGMPLATRALQQDKFVDVNKYPQQVQDIIGYLHGSIPAGHPFEKLLAAPAISTAPEIWLLGSSGESARIAARLGTSYAFAEFFGTPGGEEAMQHYNEHFKSNNVLINHPRSIIATIVICAETEEEANRLAMSSDLLFLGIQTGLEVPFLPSVKTAADYPYTEQDRLHIVQTRQRRVIGTPEQVKKQLLQMGKEYNAGEILINSPIYDEKARIHSYRLIADAFGMSVQ, from the coding sequence ATGATTAAATTAGGTGTGCTTGACCAAGTACTTGTCCCTGAAGGCCAAACAGCCACAGAAGGACTGCAGCAATCGACTCGTCTCATACAAGCGGCGGAGGAACTAGGCTACTCCCGTTTTTGGGTGTCCGAGCATCATTCCATGCGTGCGCTTGCTTTCTCAAGTCCGGAGGTGCTGATCGCCCATTTGGCAGCTGCTACCTCCCGTATTCGGGTCGGTTCTGGCGGTATCATGCTTCCTCATTACAGTGCCTACAAAGTTGCTGAAAATTTTCGGCTGCTGGAGGCGCTTCATCCAAACCGTATCGACTTAGGTTTGGGTCGGGCACCGGGCGGCATGCCGCTTGCGACCAGAGCGCTACAACAGGATAAATTCGTTGATGTGAATAAATACCCTCAGCAGGTGCAGGATATTATCGGCTATTTGCATGGTTCAATACCTGCTGGGCATCCGTTTGAGAAGCTGCTCGCTGCACCTGCTATTTCGACGGCACCTGAAATATGGCTGCTTGGTTCCAGTGGTGAGAGTGCAAGAATAGCGGCAAGGCTGGGCACTTCTTATGCGTTCGCGGAGTTTTTCGGCACGCCTGGCGGAGAAGAGGCGATGCAGCATTATAACGAGCATTTTAAATCTAACAACGTATTAATAAATCATCCACGTTCAATAATTGCAACTATTGTGATTTGCGCTGAAACGGAAGAAGAAGCGAATCGCTTGGCGATGAGCAGCGATTTGTTATTCCTCGGTATTCAAACAGGTCTGGAGGTGCCATTTCTGCCCTCTGTGAAGACGGCAGCCGATTATCCGTATACGGAGCAGGATCGGCTTCATATTGTGCAAACCCGCCAGCGGCGGGTTATCGGTACGCCGGAACAGGTAAAGAAACAACTGCTTCAGATGGGCAAGGAATACAATGCTGGCGAGATTCTCATTAATAGCCCGATTTATGATGAGAAAGCGCGAATCCATTCCTATAGGCTCATTGCAGATGCATTTGGGATGAGCGTGCAATAG
- a CDS encoding MarR family transcriptional regulator, giving the protein MNNELLDNWLSLSHIQMKINNKLEIAFQDKHNITLKEFYVLYHLLLADDKKLRLQDLPDLVGLSQSAVSRLVTRLEAKNCKGLERDVCEGDRRGVYTRLSARGEEEVRKCIDTFHQIYVSAASEQNIKQELQILIKKI; this is encoded by the coding sequence ATGAATAACGAACTTTTAGATAATTGGTTATCCCTTTCGCATATTCAAATGAAAATAAATAATAAACTCGAAATTGCATTTCAAGATAAACATAATATAACCTTGAAAGAGTTTTATGTGCTCTATCATTTATTACTAGCAGATGATAAAAAATTGAGACTACAAGACCTACCTGATTTGGTTGGGCTAAGTCAAAGTGCTGTATCCAGACTTGTGACCCGGCTAGAAGCAAAAAATTGTAAGGGCCTTGAACGGGATGTTTGTGAGGGCGATCGCCGCGGTGTTTACACTCGTCTATCTGCAAGAGGTGAAGAAGAAGTAAGGAAATGTATCGATACCTTTCATCAAATTTATGTCTCTGCTGCTTCTGAACAGAACATTAAACAAGAATTACAAATACTCATTAAAAAAATATAA
- a CDS encoding ABC transporter ATP-binding protein — protein MAILEVANLKIWDSQTGQVIVPGSSFHVKQGRCLAIVGESGSGKSLTCRAIMRLNKPGIRQAGDILFNGVNLSELSEKEMRKKRGKQLCMILQNGMRAFDPSCVVGVHLRETLACHFGWGREEITARMKCAMESVMLKDPIAVMNMYPHQLSGGMLQRIMIALTLVLEPAIVIADEPTTALDTISQFEVVEQFIQLREKMGCSMIFISHDLGIVRKIADDVLVMKEGEIVDHGTSPFIFSESAHAYTRYLVSSKQALNDHFKRLMGGVSLAQR, from the coding sequence ATGGCTATTTTAGAAGTGGCGAATTTGAAAATTTGGGACAGCCAGACGGGGCAAGTCATTGTTCCGGGCAGCTCCTTTCATGTCAAGCAAGGCCGATGCCTAGCTATTGTCGGCGAAAGCGGAAGCGGGAAATCCCTCACATGCAGAGCCATCATGAGATTAAACAAGCCTGGCATCCGTCAAGCCGGGGACATTTTGTTTAACGGGGTCAATCTCAGCGAGCTTTCGGAAAAGGAAATGAGGAAAAAACGAGGCAAGCAGCTGTGTATGATTTTGCAAAATGGGATGCGTGCCTTTGATCCTTCTTGCGTGGTCGGCGTTCATTTGCGGGAAACGCTGGCCTGCCATTTCGGTTGGGGCCGCGAAGAAATAACGGCTAGAATGAAATGCGCTATGGAAAGCGTGATGCTGAAAGATCCGATCGCGGTGATGAATATGTATCCGCATCAGTTGTCCGGCGGCATGCTGCAGCGGATTATGATTGCGCTCACCCTGGTGCTAGAGCCTGCTATCGTTATCGCGGATGAGCCGACGACGGCTCTTGATACGATCTCGCAGTTCGAGGTCGTTGAACAATTTATTCAATTGCGGGAGAAAATGGGCTGCTCGATGATTTTTATTTCTCATGATTTAGGCATCGTCCGAAAAATAGCGGATGACGTTCTGGTTATGAAAGAAGGGGAAATTGTGGATCACGGGACGAGCCCGTTTATTTTCTCGGAGTCTGCGCATGCCTATACCCGATATTTAGTATCCTCGAAGCAAGCTCTGAATGATCATTTCAAGCGATTAATGGGAGGCGTTAGCCTTGCTCAGCGTTGA
- a CDS encoding ABC transporter ATP-binding protein: MLSVDHVHKFYIKGGFFSKEIQQVLTDISFECGQGECLGIIGESGSGKSTLGRLLLGLEKPDSGTILFEGNNVEDRRARRGQISAVFQDYSSSINPFYTVEQALMEPLKQQRRGRFEAQDKMDLLLQQVGLNPSYRKKYPHELSGGEAQRICIARAVATEPKCIVFDEAISSLDGSVQMQVLELLKSLRKIYNMAYIFITHDIQAAAYICDKVLMMRNGRIEEMVHIEQIKDVQSAYARRLLQMIIT; the protein is encoded by the coding sequence TTGCTCAGCGTTGACCATGTTCATAAATTCTATATAAAAGGCGGATTTTTCTCAAAGGAAATACAGCAGGTGCTGACAGACATTAGCTTCGAATGCGGGCAGGGTGAATGCCTGGGCATTATCGGGGAAAGCGGAAGCGGCAAATCGACATTGGGACGATTATTATTGGGGCTTGAAAAGCCTGATAGCGGAACGATTTTATTTGAGGGGAACAACGTAGAGGATCGACGAGCGAGAAGGGGACAGATTAGCGCCGTATTTCAGGACTATTCCTCCTCGATTAACCCCTTTTATACAGTAGAACAGGCACTGATGGAGCCTTTAAAACAGCAAAGAAGAGGTCGATTTGAAGCTCAGGACAAAATGGATTTGCTCCTGCAGCAGGTGGGCTTAAACCCGTCCTATCGAAAAAAATACCCGCATGAGCTATCGGGTGGGGAAGCTCAGCGCATATGCATCGCAAGAGCCGTTGCAACAGAACCCAAATGCATCGTATTTGATGAAGCGATTAGCTCTTTGGACGGCTCCGTGCAAATGCAGGTGCTTGAATTGCTAAAAAGCTTGAGGAAAATTTACAACATGGCCTACATTTTCATCACCCATGATATTCAGGCTGCCGCTTATATTTGCGATAAAGTTTTGATGATGAGAAATGGCCGAATCGAAGAAATGGTCCATATAGAACAAATAAAAGACGTCCAGTCAGCGTATGCAAGGAGATTGCTGCAGATGATTATTACCTGA
- the opp1B gene encoding nickel/cobalt ABC transporter permease — MVSYIIKRSLLSIPLLVIISFLTFGLNNLSPLDPAEVILHAQGVPAITDELIAETKAALGMDRPFLIRYLSWFVSCLQLDFGNSYVTGKTVWSLLAPAFLNTLKLTLVSAAAIIALSIGLGVISALREGKMTDKSIRGVSFFLTSMPPYWLAALMVWYFSVQLDLLPTSGMDSYESYILPVLVITISYTGIYFRIVRSSMLSNMNEDYVLYGRASGLPEKKITMHILRNSLQVAVSVFCMAIPIILGSTVVVENIFAWPGLGTLSVKAILSRDFPIIQAYVLVLAMAFVLFNTVSDIMNAAMNPKLRKGH; from the coding sequence ATGGTCAGCTATATTATCAAACGGTCACTCCTTTCGATTCCTTTGCTTGTTATCATATCTTTTTTAACGTTTGGCTTGAACAATCTGTCCCCGTTAGATCCGGCTGAAGTCATATTGCATGCGCAAGGCGTGCCGGCTATAACAGATGAATTAATAGCGGAAACGAAAGCAGCACTTGGGATGGATCGGCCATTTCTAATCCGCTATTTGAGCTGGTTTGTGTCATGCCTGCAGCTTGATTTCGGGAACTCGTATGTTACCGGCAAAACCGTGTGGTCCTTGCTGGCTCCCGCTTTTCTAAATACGTTAAAGCTGACGTTGGTGTCGGCGGCTGCCATTATTGCGCTGTCCATTGGATTAGGGGTAATTAGTGCCCTTAGAGAAGGGAAAATGACCGATAAATCGATCAGAGGCGTTTCCTTTTTTCTAACCTCCATGCCGCCTTATTGGCTCGCGGCGCTCATGGTGTGGTATTTTTCCGTGCAATTGGATTTGCTGCCGACAAGCGGGATGGACTCGTACGAAAGCTATATTTTACCTGTCCTTGTAATCACGATCAGTTATACAGGCATTTATTTTCGAATCGTTCGAAGCTCCATGTTAAGTAATATGAATGAAGACTACGTGCTGTATGGCAGGGCAAGCGGTTTGCCAGAGAAGAAAATAACGATGCATATATTGAGAAATTCGTTGCAGGTTGCTGTATCTGTGTTTTGTATGGCGATCCCGATTATTTTAGGCAGCACGGTCGTTGTGGAAAATATTTTTGCCTGGCCGGGGTTAGGAACGCTGAGTGTTAAAGCCATTCTTAGCAGGGATTTCCCGATCATTCAGGCGTATGTCCTTGTACTCGCCATGGCTTTTGTGCTGTTCAACACCGTTTCTGACATTATGAATGCGGCGATGAACCCTAAATTAAGGAAGGGACACTAA